A window of the Henckelia pumila isolate YLH828 chromosome 3, ASM3356847v2, whole genome shotgun sequence genome harbors these coding sequences:
- the LOC140891261 gene encoding C2 domain-containing protein At1g53590-like isoform X4: MGNVKDATLLHHVCIILLLLWFLNSFDCCHPVAYFLSLVYLYFVHEEYVIRLRKRLKFEAKIESNQRMVFSDSETVKWLNHAIEKIWPVCLEEIVSQKILLPMVPWFLHKYKPWTVKDAEIQHLHLGRSPPVFTEMRVLQQSNGDDDLVLELGVNFVSADDMSAILGVKLRKLLGFGMWAKSHLLDMKIEGKVLVGFKFLPCWPFIGRLHVCFAGPPYSQITVKPIFTHGINVSEFPGIAGWIDNLMALVFEQTLVEPNMLVVDVKKFCSPQPGSADPFVKGRLGPYRFRTKTQKKTLAPKWHEEFKIPICTWESPNILVIEVVDKDFFSNDTMGDCCLSINEIRDGRRHEMWLPLKNIKWGRLHLAVTVSECNKKPAEYSHDLQLFEDELNFAKKRSLLRSSNILPKVDDDQCEAMDNKRKPRNRFRIRGHDEQALGDGHNSTRKLVEARALIHPTNIWKLIKSHRRCRH, translated from the exons ATGGGGAATGTAAAAGACGCAACTTTACTCCACCATGTGTGTATTATACTGCTTTTACTATGGTTTCTCAATTCATTCGACTGCTGCCACCCTGTTGCTTATTTTCTGTCCCTCGTCTATCTCTATTTC GTTCATGAGGAATATGTGATTAGATTGAGAAAGAGACTGAAGTTTGAGGCAAAAATAGAGTCGAATCAACGAATG GTGTTTTCAGATTCGGAAACTGTAAAATGGTTGAACCATGCTATAGAGAAGATTTGGCCTGTTTGCTTGGAAGAGATTGTTTCTCAGAAAATCCTACTCCCTATGGTTCCTTGGTTCTTGCACAAATATAAACCTTGGACTGTG AAAGATGCTGAGATTCAACATCTTCATTTGGGAAGATCCCCACCAGTCTTCACCGAAATGAGGGTTCTTCAGCAATCCAATGGTGATGATGACTTG GTTTTAGAATTGGGAGTGAATTTTGTAAGTGCAGATGATATGAGTGCAATACTTGGTGTGAAACTGAGGAAACTTCTCGGATTTGGGATGTGGGCAAAATCACATTTGTTGGACATGAAAATTGAAGGAAAG GTGTTAGTTGGGTTTAAGTTCCTGCCCTGTTGGCCATTCATTGGTCGTTTGCATGTATGCTTTGCTGGGCCACCATATTCTCAGATAACTGTCAAGCCTATATTCACGCATGGCATCAATGTATCAGAATTTCCAGGGATAGCCGGATGGATA GATAATCTTATGGCCCTTGTCTTTGAGCAAACTCTAGTGGAG CCTAACATGTTGGTGGTTGACGTCAAGAAGTTCTGTTCACCCCAACCAG GTTCAGCCGACCCATTTGTGAAGGGTCGATTAGGACCCTACAGATTTCGGACCAAGACTCAGAAGAAAACTTTGGCTCCAAAATGGCATGAGGAATTCAAGATCCCTATTTGCACATGGGAATCACCTAACATTCTCGTCATAGAAGTTGTTGACAAGGATTTCTTCTCTAATGACACAATGGG AGATTGCTGTTTGAGCATCAATGAAATCCGGGACGGCCGGAGGCATGAGATGTGGTTGCCATTGAAGAACATTAAATGGGGAAGATTGCATCTTGCAGTGACTGTTTCAGAGTGCAACAAAAAG CCTGCAGAATATTCGCATGATCTACAACTTTTcgaagatgaattaaatttcgCGAAAAAACGCTCCTTGCTAAGATCATCCAACATACTCCCGAAAGTTGATGATGATCAGTGTGAGGCAATGGACAACAAAAGAAAACCGAGGAATCGATTTCGGATTCGTGGCCATGATGAGCAAGCTCTGGGTGATGGTCATAATTCAACAAGGAAACTAGTCGAGGCCAGGGCTCTGATACATCCAACCAATATATGGAAACTGATAAAATCACATCGAAGATGTAGGCATTAA
- the LOC140891261 gene encoding C2 domain-containing protein At1g53590-like isoform X1: MGNVKDATLLHHVCIILLLLWFLNSFDCCHPVAYFLSLVYLYFVHEEYVIRLRKRLKFEAKIESNQRMVFSDSETVKWLNHAIEKIWPVCLEEIVSQKILLPMVPWFLHKYKPWTVKDAEIQHLHLGRSPPVFTEMRVLQQSNGDDDLVLELGVNFVSADDMSAILGVKLRKLLGFGMWAKSHLLDMKIEGKVLVGFKFLPCWPFIGRLHVCFAGPPYSQITVKPIFTHGINVSEFPGIAGWIDNLMALVFEQTLVEPNMLVVDVKKFCSPQPENWFFVDAKEPIAHATVEILEAADMKPADLNGSADPFVKGRLGPYRFRTKTQKKTLAPKWHEEFKIPICTWESPNILVIEVVDKDFFSNDTMGDCCLSINEIRDGRRHEMWLPLKNIKWGRLHLAVTVSECNKKPAEYSHDLQLFEDELNFAKKRSLLRSSNILPKVDDDQCEAMDNKRKPRNRFRIRGHDEQALGDGHNSTRKLVEARALIHPTNIWKLIKSHRRCRH; the protein is encoded by the exons ATGGGGAATGTAAAAGACGCAACTTTACTCCACCATGTGTGTATTATACTGCTTTTACTATGGTTTCTCAATTCATTCGACTGCTGCCACCCTGTTGCTTATTTTCTGTCCCTCGTCTATCTCTATTTC GTTCATGAGGAATATGTGATTAGATTGAGAAAGAGACTGAAGTTTGAGGCAAAAATAGAGTCGAATCAACGAATG GTGTTTTCAGATTCGGAAACTGTAAAATGGTTGAACCATGCTATAGAGAAGATTTGGCCTGTTTGCTTGGAAGAGATTGTTTCTCAGAAAATCCTACTCCCTATGGTTCCTTGGTTCTTGCACAAATATAAACCTTGGACTGTG AAAGATGCTGAGATTCAACATCTTCATTTGGGAAGATCCCCACCAGTCTTCACCGAAATGAGGGTTCTTCAGCAATCCAATGGTGATGATGACTTG GTTTTAGAATTGGGAGTGAATTTTGTAAGTGCAGATGATATGAGTGCAATACTTGGTGTGAAACTGAGGAAACTTCTCGGATTTGGGATGTGGGCAAAATCACATTTGTTGGACATGAAAATTGAAGGAAAG GTGTTAGTTGGGTTTAAGTTCCTGCCCTGTTGGCCATTCATTGGTCGTTTGCATGTATGCTTTGCTGGGCCACCATATTCTCAGATAACTGTCAAGCCTATATTCACGCATGGCATCAATGTATCAGAATTTCCAGGGATAGCCGGATGGATA GATAATCTTATGGCCCTTGTCTTTGAGCAAACTCTAGTGGAG CCTAACATGTTGGTGGTTGACGTCAAGAAGTTCTGTTCACCCCAACCAG AGAACTGGTTCTTTGTTGATGCAAAGGAGCCCATCGCCCATGCTACTGTGGAAATTCTTGAAGCTGCTGATATGAAACCAGCAGATTTGAATG GTTCAGCCGACCCATTTGTGAAGGGTCGATTAGGACCCTACAGATTTCGGACCAAGACTCAGAAGAAAACTTTGGCTCCAAAATGGCATGAGGAATTCAAGATCCCTATTTGCACATGGGAATCACCTAACATTCTCGTCATAGAAGTTGTTGACAAGGATTTCTTCTCTAATGACACAATGGG AGATTGCTGTTTGAGCATCAATGAAATCCGGGACGGCCGGAGGCATGAGATGTGGTTGCCATTGAAGAACATTAAATGGGGAAGATTGCATCTTGCAGTGACTGTTTCAGAGTGCAACAAAAAG CCTGCAGAATATTCGCATGATCTACAACTTTTcgaagatgaattaaatttcgCGAAAAAACGCTCCTTGCTAAGATCATCCAACATACTCCCGAAAGTTGATGATGATCAGTGTGAGGCAATGGACAACAAAAGAAAACCGAGGAATCGATTTCGGATTCGTGGCCATGATGAGCAAGCTCTGGGTGATGGTCATAATTCAACAAGGAAACTAGTCGAGGCCAGGGCTCTGATACATCCAACCAATATATGGAAACTGATAAAATCACATCGAAGATGTAGGCATTAA
- the LOC140891261 gene encoding C2 domain-containing protein At1g53590-like isoform X2 gives MGNVKDATLLHHVCIILLLLWFLNSFDCCHPVAYFLSLVYLYFVHEEYVIRLRKRLKFEAKIESNQRMVFSDSETVKWLNHAIEKIWPVCLEEIVSQKILLPMVPWFLHKYKPWTVKDAEIQHLHLGRSPPVFTEMRVLQQSNGDDDLVLELGVNFVSADDMSAILGVKLRKLLGFGMWAKSHLLDMKIEGKVLVGFKFLPCWPFIGRLHVCFAGPPYSQITVKPIFTHGINVSEFPGIAGWIDNLMALVFEQTLVEPNMLVVDVKKFCSPQPENWFFVDAKEPIAHATVEILEAADMKPADLNADPFVKGRLGPYRFRTKTQKKTLAPKWHEEFKIPICTWESPNILVIEVVDKDFFSNDTMGDCCLSINEIRDGRRHEMWLPLKNIKWGRLHLAVTVSECNKKPAEYSHDLQLFEDELNFAKKRSLLRSSNILPKVDDDQCEAMDNKRKPRNRFRIRGHDEQALGDGHNSTRKLVEARALIHPTNIWKLIKSHRRCRH, from the exons ATGGGGAATGTAAAAGACGCAACTTTACTCCACCATGTGTGTATTATACTGCTTTTACTATGGTTTCTCAATTCATTCGACTGCTGCCACCCTGTTGCTTATTTTCTGTCCCTCGTCTATCTCTATTTC GTTCATGAGGAATATGTGATTAGATTGAGAAAGAGACTGAAGTTTGAGGCAAAAATAGAGTCGAATCAACGAATG GTGTTTTCAGATTCGGAAACTGTAAAATGGTTGAACCATGCTATAGAGAAGATTTGGCCTGTTTGCTTGGAAGAGATTGTTTCTCAGAAAATCCTACTCCCTATGGTTCCTTGGTTCTTGCACAAATATAAACCTTGGACTGTG AAAGATGCTGAGATTCAACATCTTCATTTGGGAAGATCCCCACCAGTCTTCACCGAAATGAGGGTTCTTCAGCAATCCAATGGTGATGATGACTTG GTTTTAGAATTGGGAGTGAATTTTGTAAGTGCAGATGATATGAGTGCAATACTTGGTGTGAAACTGAGGAAACTTCTCGGATTTGGGATGTGGGCAAAATCACATTTGTTGGACATGAAAATTGAAGGAAAG GTGTTAGTTGGGTTTAAGTTCCTGCCCTGTTGGCCATTCATTGGTCGTTTGCATGTATGCTTTGCTGGGCCACCATATTCTCAGATAACTGTCAAGCCTATATTCACGCATGGCATCAATGTATCAGAATTTCCAGGGATAGCCGGATGGATA GATAATCTTATGGCCCTTGTCTTTGAGCAAACTCTAGTGGAG CCTAACATGTTGGTGGTTGACGTCAAGAAGTTCTGTTCACCCCAACCAG AGAACTGGTTCTTTGTTGATGCAAAGGAGCCCATCGCCCATGCTACTGTGGAAATTCTTGAAGCTGCTGATATGAAACCAGCAGATTTGAATG CCGACCCATTTGTGAAGGGTCGATTAGGACCCTACAGATTTCGGACCAAGACTCAGAAGAAAACTTTGGCTCCAAAATGGCATGAGGAATTCAAGATCCCTATTTGCACATGGGAATCACCTAACATTCTCGTCATAGAAGTTGTTGACAAGGATTTCTTCTCTAATGACACAATGGG AGATTGCTGTTTGAGCATCAATGAAATCCGGGACGGCCGGAGGCATGAGATGTGGTTGCCATTGAAGAACATTAAATGGGGAAGATTGCATCTTGCAGTGACTGTTTCAGAGTGCAACAAAAAG CCTGCAGAATATTCGCATGATCTACAACTTTTcgaagatgaattaaatttcgCGAAAAAACGCTCCTTGCTAAGATCATCCAACATACTCCCGAAAGTTGATGATGATCAGTGTGAGGCAATGGACAACAAAAGAAAACCGAGGAATCGATTTCGGATTCGTGGCCATGATGAGCAAGCTCTGGGTGATGGTCATAATTCAACAAGGAAACTAGTCGAGGCCAGGGCTCTGATACATCCAACCAATATATGGAAACTGATAAAATCACATCGAAGATGTAGGCATTAA
- the LOC140891261 gene encoding C2 domain-containing protein At1g53590-like isoform X3 translates to MGNVKDATLLHHVHEEYVIRLRKRLKFEAKIESNQRMVFSDSETVKWLNHAIEKIWPVCLEEIVSQKILLPMVPWFLHKYKPWTVKDAEIQHLHLGRSPPVFTEMRVLQQSNGDDDLVLELGVNFVSADDMSAILGVKLRKLLGFGMWAKSHLLDMKIEGKVLVGFKFLPCWPFIGRLHVCFAGPPYSQITVKPIFTHGINVSEFPGIAGWIDNLMALVFEQTLVEPNMLVVDVKKFCSPQPENWFFVDAKEPIAHATVEILEAADMKPADLNGSADPFVKGRLGPYRFRTKTQKKTLAPKWHEEFKIPICTWESPNILVIEVVDKDFFSNDTMGDCCLSINEIRDGRRHEMWLPLKNIKWGRLHLAVTVSECNKKPAEYSHDLQLFEDELNFAKKRSLLRSSNILPKVDDDQCEAMDNKRKPRNRFRIRGHDEQALGDGHNSTRKLVEARALIHPTNIWKLIKSHRRCRH, encoded by the exons ATGGGGAATGTAAAAGACGCAACTTTACTCCACCAT GTTCATGAGGAATATGTGATTAGATTGAGAAAGAGACTGAAGTTTGAGGCAAAAATAGAGTCGAATCAACGAATG GTGTTTTCAGATTCGGAAACTGTAAAATGGTTGAACCATGCTATAGAGAAGATTTGGCCTGTTTGCTTGGAAGAGATTGTTTCTCAGAAAATCCTACTCCCTATGGTTCCTTGGTTCTTGCACAAATATAAACCTTGGACTGTG AAAGATGCTGAGATTCAACATCTTCATTTGGGAAGATCCCCACCAGTCTTCACCGAAATGAGGGTTCTTCAGCAATCCAATGGTGATGATGACTTG GTTTTAGAATTGGGAGTGAATTTTGTAAGTGCAGATGATATGAGTGCAATACTTGGTGTGAAACTGAGGAAACTTCTCGGATTTGGGATGTGGGCAAAATCACATTTGTTGGACATGAAAATTGAAGGAAAG GTGTTAGTTGGGTTTAAGTTCCTGCCCTGTTGGCCATTCATTGGTCGTTTGCATGTATGCTTTGCTGGGCCACCATATTCTCAGATAACTGTCAAGCCTATATTCACGCATGGCATCAATGTATCAGAATTTCCAGGGATAGCCGGATGGATA GATAATCTTATGGCCCTTGTCTTTGAGCAAACTCTAGTGGAG CCTAACATGTTGGTGGTTGACGTCAAGAAGTTCTGTTCACCCCAACCAG AGAACTGGTTCTTTGTTGATGCAAAGGAGCCCATCGCCCATGCTACTGTGGAAATTCTTGAAGCTGCTGATATGAAACCAGCAGATTTGAATG GTTCAGCCGACCCATTTGTGAAGGGTCGATTAGGACCCTACAGATTTCGGACCAAGACTCAGAAGAAAACTTTGGCTCCAAAATGGCATGAGGAATTCAAGATCCCTATTTGCACATGGGAATCACCTAACATTCTCGTCATAGAAGTTGTTGACAAGGATTTCTTCTCTAATGACACAATGGG AGATTGCTGTTTGAGCATCAATGAAATCCGGGACGGCCGGAGGCATGAGATGTGGTTGCCATTGAAGAACATTAAATGGGGAAGATTGCATCTTGCAGTGACTGTTTCAGAGTGCAACAAAAAG CCTGCAGAATATTCGCATGATCTACAACTTTTcgaagatgaattaaatttcgCGAAAAAACGCTCCTTGCTAAGATCATCCAACATACTCCCGAAAGTTGATGATGATCAGTGTGAGGCAATGGACAACAAAAGAAAACCGAGGAATCGATTTCGGATTCGTGGCCATGATGAGCAAGCTCTGGGTGATGGTCATAATTCAACAAGGAAACTAGTCGAGGCCAGGGCTCTGATACATCCAACCAATATATGGAAACTGATAAAATCACATCGAAGATGTAGGCATTAA
- the LOC140893096 gene encoding uncharacterized protein has protein sequence MPITTFYLHPQTLIPPPKINSIYTSTNAAKIRNGAITWRTQRRRRSSSSAVSATLAPLDLTEENIKQVLADARFELAQLFDTSVNITGKAELVELDGPYVKISLSGRFWHTRSTVLARLGNYLKQRIPEILEVDIEDEKQLDDSPENF, from the exons ATGCCAATCACAACTTTCTATCTTCATCCCCAAACcctaattcctccacccaaaatCAATTCGATATACACTTCAACAAATGCTGCAAAGATCAGGAATGGAGCTATCACTTGGAGAACCCAACGGCGCCGGAGATCATCTTCATCCGCTGTTTCAGCCACGCTGGCGCCGCTCGATTTGACGGAGGAGAACATCAAGCAGGTGTTGGCGGATGCCAGATTCGAG TTGGCGCAACTCTTCGACACTTCTGTCAACATAACAG GAAAAGCAGAACTTGTGGAGCTAGATGGACCCTATGTGAAAATAAGCCTCAGCGGCAGGTTTTGGCACACACGTTCCACGGTTTTGGCCAGACTTGGGAATTACTTGAAGCAGAGAATCCCA GAAATCTTGGAGGTGGATATAGAGGATGAGAAGCAGTTGGATGATAGCCCAGAAAACTTCTAA